The Radiobacillus deserti genomic interval CTGCAATTACGTCCGTCATGATGCTTTTAAACGCCGGAGACCATGTTGTGATGACAGATGACGTATATGGTGGTACGTATCGACTTACAACGAAGGTATTGAATCGATTCAATCTAGCGCACACGTATGTCGATACAAGTGATGCTGCACAAGTAGAAGCGGCAATCAAACCGAATACGAAAGCCCTATATATTGAGACACCAACGAATCCATTGTTGAAAATCACGGATTTAAAGAAGATGTCGGAGATTGCCAAGAAAAACAATCTTTTATTGATTGTAGATAATACGTTTGCAACACCATACTGGCAACAACCGATTGATTTTGGCGCAGACATTGTACTTCACAGTGCAACCAAATATATTGGAGGCCATAGCGATGTGGTCTCAGGTTTAGTTGTTGTGAATTCTGATCAGCTAGCAGAGGATCTTCACTTCATTCAAAACTCCGTTGGTGGAGTACTTGGTCCACAGGATTCTTGGTTATTGATTCGCGGTATTAAAACACTTGGTCTGCGCATGGAAGCGATTGAAAAAAACACACATGCGATTGTAGAGTTTTTAGAAAACCATCCACAAGTGTCAACGATTTATTACCCAGGCTTAAAGAGCCATAAAGGGCATGAGGTTGCTAAAACACAGGCAGGTGGATTTGGTGGCATGATTTCTTTTGATGTAG includes:
- a CDS encoding bifunctional cystathionine gamma-lyase/homocysteine desulfhydrase — its product is MKPKTKMIHGGTVTGDELTGAVSVPIYQVSTYKQDAVGKHKGYEYSRTGNPTRHALETLIADLENGKAGFAFGSGMAAITSVMMLLNAGDHVVMTDDVYGGTYRLTTKVLNRFNLAHTYVDTSDAAQVEAAIKPNTKALYIETPTNPLLKITDLKKMSEIAKKNNLLLIVDNTFATPYWQQPIDFGADIVLHSATKYIGGHSDVVSGLVVVNSDQLAEDLHFIQNSVGGVLGPQDSWLLIRGIKTLGLRMEAIEKNTHAIVEFLENHPQVSTIYYPGLKSHKGHEVAKTQAGGFGGMISFDVGSGEKADEVICKAKYFTLAESLGAVESLISVPAKMTHASIPAERRAELGITDGLIRISVGIEDSEDLIEDLKQAME